The following proteins come from a genomic window of Asterias amurensis chromosome 15, ASM3211899v1:
- the LOC139947950 gene encoding short transient receptor potential channel 4-like isoform X3, whose amino-acid sequence MPERKIKFVLNEGGGHQRKRKPQRRHTGEQVSHPTMEMDIGPGRFDSMEKLFLAAAENGDKKAIMYALEKAPDLNINCFDKDGRSALVIAIQNGNSDIIKVLLEHSVQLGDALLRAVDEQFTNAAQMICEYIKQKNIPEFLNCRALNGDFHPDITPIVLASHHNNYDIIKILLEYGARIEDPEYYAFSTQTQTLQHSLGMLNIYRALASQAYISLTSADPIHTAFEMCVKLRKLSMKNPEFSEQFQELAGQCEQFAADILGHIRNHKEQTCILYHDPYLWGAYVEGNGVGPYKVKIAIHYEQRKFVAHPHCQQRLTQLWYEGLPRWYDTNWLSSSIFSVLVAVFFPILSILYIIYPWGRIGSFMRVPHVQFVCHTSSGLFFLLLLGLQSSRLTDDIGELVNMDTRMDRPTFTEWLVISWVVGLTWAEIKELWYYGSRYLKDRWNILDFLTLSLYWASIALRVVVYVQAETRKTEQMAHATEIPFSTMMNYNYSFPPDDEDSTSTPSGEMPYNTTLGTDITTTGEPVNLERLYQSILTISSKIEDLKADRDQNDEEVEERLIMLNAMVEDMNKTMAEFIENQQDVEDIGGGSRPGGNSQRRRAGSGAGGGSIFSLTEYMNANSSGRVNWDSFDPMLIAEGLFAIAKVLSFLRPISLTVMNRHVGPMQISLGGMMFDITKFMLIFCFVLFAFSLGMNQLYGYYATIKHKMCTNEDELSCRMYFSTLPETMGTLFWALFGLPDLDILDLRHANHTFTEGVGTGLYAVYHIIAIVVLMNVLIAMMSNTYTRIEEDAEIQWKFSRSKLWMTYFEGRGTIPPPFNVVPTPKTFGYICKWIWDRLHGAQSRQEKKERNKAFMEEREKQYRDIMGKLVRRYIFDAKRDDEEGNQEQWVNRIKQDISGFKYEMFEALSGMDSKMQDMETRIASGPPDTTVGTEMFQKMHEFVKKPLSRPDSMESVKSGCEELCAAASQDLLDSRNSHLNTSPVYDTGELEGPSSKNRYKPKSPSLPANIASYMYPPEWEKYEPIRFIDEDPEVPLLGSPRNSISSKKRGSSRRRRRHSATHLNHIGSVSRNNKDVVENMLESATKV is encoded by the exons ACATAATCAAGGTGCTTCTGGAACACAGTGTACAACTTGGGGACGCCCTCTTGCGAGCAGTTGATGAACAGTTTACCAATGCTGCACAGATGATCTGCGAATACATCAAGCAGAAAAATATCCCG GAATTCCTCAACTGTCGAGCGTTGAACGGCGACTTCCATCCGGACATCACGCCCATCGTGCTTGCCTCCCACCATAACAACTACGACATCATCAAGATCCTTCTAGAGTACGGAGCACGGATTGAAGATCCGGAATACTATGCCTTCAGCACTCAGACCCAGACCCTCCAACACTCACTAGGCATGTTGAATATCTACCGAGCTCTGGCCAGCCAAGCCTATATATCACTTACAAGTGCCGATCCGATCCACACGGCATTCGAGATGTGCGTTAAACTACGGAAGCTTTCGATGAAGAATCCGGAATTCTCGGAGCAGTTCCAGGAGTTGGCTGGCCAGTGTGAGCAATTCGCGGCTGATATTCTGGGTCACATTCGGAACCACAAGGAGCAGACTTGTATTTTATACCACGATCCTTACCTCTGGGGAGCGTACGTCGAGGGAAATGGAGTCGGACCATATAAGGTCAAGATTGCTATCCATTATGAACAGAGAAAG TTTGTTGCACATCCCCACTGCCAGCAGAGGCTTACTCAGCTGTGGTACGAAGGTCTCCCAAGATGGTACGACACCAACTGGCTTTCCTCCTCCATCTTCTCCGTGCTCGTTGCCGTCTTCTTTCCGATACTTAGCATCCTGTACATCATCTACCCCTGGGGCAGGATCGGAAGCTTCATGAGAGTGCCCCATGTTCAGTTTGTGTGCCATACATCATCGGGTCTGTTTTTCCTCCTACTGCTTGGTCTTCAGTCGTCCAGATTGACGGATGATATTGGGGAGTTAGTCAACATGGACACTCGGATGGATAGACCCACTTTTACGGAATGGCTCGTCATCTCTTGGGTTGTTG GTTTAACTTGGGCCGAGATAAAAGAACTATGGTACTATGGTTCAAGATATCTCAAAGACCGGTGGAATATACTGGATTTCCTGACCCTCTCTCTCTATTGGGCCTCAATCGCTCTGAGGGTGGTAGTTTACGTACAG GCTGAGACCAGGAAGACTGAACAAATGGCACATGCCACCGAGATACCCTTTTCCACAATGATGAACTATAACTATAGCTTTCCACCTGACGATGAAGACTCCACTAGCACACCCAGTGGCGAGATGCCTTACAATACAACCCTCGGTACCGACATCACCACCACTGGAGAACCCGTGAACTTGGAGCGTCTCTATCAATCCATCTTGACCATCTCGTCTAAGATTGAAGATCTGAAAGCTGATCGTGATCAAAACGACGAGGAGGTTGAGGAGAGATTGATTATGCTCAATGCGATGGTCGAAGACATGAACAAGACAATGGCGGAGTTTATCGAAAACCAACAGGACGTAGAGGACATTGGGGGAGGCTCGAGACCTGGGGGTAACTCGCAACGAAGGAGGGCCGGTTCAGGGGCCGGTGGAGGCAGCATTTTCTCCCTAACAGAATATATGAACGCCAACAGTTCTGGCAGGGTTAATTGGGACTCATTCGATCCTATGCTGATCGCTGAAGGGCTGTTTGCAATAGCTAAAGTACTGAGCTTCCTGCGGCCCATTAGTCTCACAGTGATGAATCGCCACGTTGGGCCAATGCAAATATCACTCGGTGGTATGATGTTTGATATCACCAAATTCATGCTCATTTTCTGCTTTGTCCTATTCGCCTTTTCTCTTGGTATGAATCAACTTTACGGGTATTACGCCACCATTAaacacaaaatgtgtacaaatgaGGATGAACTGTCTTGTCGGATGTATTTTAGCAC TCTTCCAGAAACAATGGGGACTTTGTTTTGGGCGCTTTTTGGTCTTCCTGATCTGGACATCCTGGACCTGAGGCATGCGAACCATACCTTTACAGAGGGTGTGGGTACGGGACTATACGCTGTCTATCACATCATTGCCATTGTAGTCTTGATGAATGTACTCATTGCTATGATGAGCAACACGTATACTCGTATTGAG GAAGATGCTGAGATACAATGGAAATTCTCAAGATCTAAATTGTGGATGACGTATTTCGAGGGTCGAGGAACCATACCACCCCCATTTAACGTCGTCCCTACACCCAAGACGTTTGGGTACATCTGTAAGTGGATCTGGGACAGGTTACACGGAGCACAGTCTCGACAGGAGAAGAAG GAGAGAAACAAAGCGTTTATGGAGGAACGAGAAAAGCAATATAGG GACATCATGGGTAAGCTAGTAAGGCGGTACATCTTCGATGCCAAGAGGGATGACGAAGAAGGAAACCAAGAGCAATGGGTCAACCGCATCAAGCAAGACATCTCAGGCTTCAAGTATGAGATGTTCGAGGCCCTCTCAGGAATGGACTCTAAGATGCAAGACATGGAGACCAGGATAGCTAGCGGACCACCAGATACAACCGTCGGTACAGAGATGTTCCAAAAGATGCACGAGTTCGTCAAGAAACCCCTTTCACGACCGGACAGTATGGAATCTGTCAAATCAGGGTGCGAGGAACTTTGTGCTGCCGCTTCTCAGGATTTGTTGGATTCTAGAAACTCACATCTTAACACATCACCAGTGTATGATACTGGCGAGTTGGAGGGACCTTCATCTAAGAACCGATACAAGCCCAAGTCGCCATCATTACCAGCCAATATTGCCTCGTACATGTACCCCCCTGAATGGGAGAAGTATGAACCTATTCGCTTTATTGATGAGGATCCGGAAGTGCCACTATTGGGGAGTCCAAGAAATAGCATCAGCAGTAAAAAGAGGGGAAGCAGTAGGCGAAGACGAAGGCATAGTGCCACACATTTAAATCACATAGGAAGTGTTTCACGCAATAATAAAGACGTTGTTGAAAACATGCTGGAAAGCGCCACCAAGGTCTGA
- the LOC139947950 gene encoding short transient receptor potential channel 4-like isoform X2: protein MTDEAPVITEKPLYLRTIPHHNRGHGHGHGGHGARRMSVSHPTMEMDIGPGRFDSMEKLFLAAAENGDKKAIMYALEKAPDLNINCFDKDGRSALVIAIQNGNSDIIKVLLEHSVQLGDALLRAVDEQFTNAAQMICEYIKQKNIPEFLNCRALNGDFHPDITPIVLASHHNNYDIIKILLEYGARIEDPEYYAFSTQTQTLQHSLGMLNIYRALASQAYISLTSADPIHTAFEMCVKLRKLSMKNPEFSEQFQELAGQCEQFAADILGHIRNHKEQTCILYHDPYLWGAYVEGNGVGPYKVKIAIHYEQRKFVAHPHCQQRLTQLWYEGLPRWYDTNWLSSSIFSVLVAVFFPILSILYIIYPWGRIGSFMRVPHVQFVCHTSSGLFFLLLLGLQSSRLTDDIGELVNMDTRMDRPTFTEWLVISWVVGLTWAEIKELWYYGSRYLKDRWNILDFLTLSLYWASIALRVVVYVQAETRKTEQMAHATEIPFSTMMNYNYSFPPDDEDSTSTPSGEMPYNTTLGTDITTTGEPVNLERLYQSILTISSKIEDLKADRDQNDEEVEERLIMLNAMVEDMNKTMAEFIENQQDVEDIGGGSRPGGNSQRRRAGSGAGGGSIFSLTEYMNANSSGRVNWDSFDPMLIAEGLFAIAKVLSFLRPISLTVMNRHVGPMQISLGGMMFDITKFMLIFCFVLFAFSLGMNQLYGYYATIKHKMCTNEDELSCRMYFSTLPETMGTLFWALFGLPDLDILDLRHANHTFTEGVGTGLYAVYHIIAIVVLMNVLIAMMSNTYTRIEEDAEIQWKFSRSKLWMTYFEGRGTIPPPFNVVPTPKTFGYICKWIWDRLHGAQSRQEKKERNKAFMEEREKQYRDIMGKLVRRYIFDAKRDDEEGNQEQWVNRIKQDISGFKYEMFEALSGMDSKMQDMETRIASGPPDTTVGTEMFQKMHEFVKKPLSRPDSMESVKSGCEELCAAASQDLLDSRNSHLNTSPVYDTGELEGPSSKNRYKPKSPSLPANIASYMYPPEWEKYEPIRFIDEDPEVPLLGSPRNSISSKKRGSSRRRRRHSATHLNHIGSVSRNNKDVVENMLESATKV from the exons ACATAATCAAGGTGCTTCTGGAACACAGTGTACAACTTGGGGACGCCCTCTTGCGAGCAGTTGATGAACAGTTTACCAATGCTGCACAGATGATCTGCGAATACATCAAGCAGAAAAATATCCCG GAATTCCTCAACTGTCGAGCGTTGAACGGCGACTTCCATCCGGACATCACGCCCATCGTGCTTGCCTCCCACCATAACAACTACGACATCATCAAGATCCTTCTAGAGTACGGAGCACGGATTGAAGATCCGGAATACTATGCCTTCAGCACTCAGACCCAGACCCTCCAACACTCACTAGGCATGTTGAATATCTACCGAGCTCTGGCCAGCCAAGCCTATATATCACTTACAAGTGCCGATCCGATCCACACGGCATTCGAGATGTGCGTTAAACTACGGAAGCTTTCGATGAAGAATCCGGAATTCTCGGAGCAGTTCCAGGAGTTGGCTGGCCAGTGTGAGCAATTCGCGGCTGATATTCTGGGTCACATTCGGAACCACAAGGAGCAGACTTGTATTTTATACCACGATCCTTACCTCTGGGGAGCGTACGTCGAGGGAAATGGAGTCGGACCATATAAGGTCAAGATTGCTATCCATTATGAACAGAGAAAG TTTGTTGCACATCCCCACTGCCAGCAGAGGCTTACTCAGCTGTGGTACGAAGGTCTCCCAAGATGGTACGACACCAACTGGCTTTCCTCCTCCATCTTCTCCGTGCTCGTTGCCGTCTTCTTTCCGATACTTAGCATCCTGTACATCATCTACCCCTGGGGCAGGATCGGAAGCTTCATGAGAGTGCCCCATGTTCAGTTTGTGTGCCATACATCATCGGGTCTGTTTTTCCTCCTACTGCTTGGTCTTCAGTCGTCCAGATTGACGGATGATATTGGGGAGTTAGTCAACATGGACACTCGGATGGATAGACCCACTTTTACGGAATGGCTCGTCATCTCTTGGGTTGTTG GTTTAACTTGGGCCGAGATAAAAGAACTATGGTACTATGGTTCAAGATATCTCAAAGACCGGTGGAATATACTGGATTTCCTGACCCTCTCTCTCTATTGGGCCTCAATCGCTCTGAGGGTGGTAGTTTACGTACAG GCTGAGACCAGGAAGACTGAACAAATGGCACATGCCACCGAGATACCCTTTTCCACAATGATGAACTATAACTATAGCTTTCCACCTGACGATGAAGACTCCACTAGCACACCCAGTGGCGAGATGCCTTACAATACAACCCTCGGTACCGACATCACCACCACTGGAGAACCCGTGAACTTGGAGCGTCTCTATCAATCCATCTTGACCATCTCGTCTAAGATTGAAGATCTGAAAGCTGATCGTGATCAAAACGACGAGGAGGTTGAGGAGAGATTGATTATGCTCAATGCGATGGTCGAAGACATGAACAAGACAATGGCGGAGTTTATCGAAAACCAACAGGACGTAGAGGACATTGGGGGAGGCTCGAGACCTGGGGGTAACTCGCAACGAAGGAGGGCCGGTTCAGGGGCCGGTGGAGGCAGCATTTTCTCCCTAACAGAATATATGAACGCCAACAGTTCTGGCAGGGTTAATTGGGACTCATTCGATCCTATGCTGATCGCTGAAGGGCTGTTTGCAATAGCTAAAGTACTGAGCTTCCTGCGGCCCATTAGTCTCACAGTGATGAATCGCCACGTTGGGCCAATGCAAATATCACTCGGTGGTATGATGTTTGATATCACCAAATTCATGCTCATTTTCTGCTTTGTCCTATTCGCCTTTTCTCTTGGTATGAATCAACTTTACGGGTATTACGCCACCATTAaacacaaaatgtgtacaaatgaGGATGAACTGTCTTGTCGGATGTATTTTAGCAC TCTTCCAGAAACAATGGGGACTTTGTTTTGGGCGCTTTTTGGTCTTCCTGATCTGGACATCCTGGACCTGAGGCATGCGAACCATACCTTTACAGAGGGTGTGGGTACGGGACTATACGCTGTCTATCACATCATTGCCATTGTAGTCTTGATGAATGTACTCATTGCTATGATGAGCAACACGTATACTCGTATTGAG GAAGATGCTGAGATACAATGGAAATTCTCAAGATCTAAATTGTGGATGACGTATTTCGAGGGTCGAGGAACCATACCACCCCCATTTAACGTCGTCCCTACACCCAAGACGTTTGGGTACATCTGTAAGTGGATCTGGGACAGGTTACACGGAGCACAGTCTCGACAGGAGAAGAAG GAGAGAAACAAAGCGTTTATGGAGGAACGAGAAAAGCAATATAGG GACATCATGGGTAAGCTAGTAAGGCGGTACATCTTCGATGCCAAGAGGGATGACGAAGAAGGAAACCAAGAGCAATGGGTCAACCGCATCAAGCAAGACATCTCAGGCTTCAAGTATGAGATGTTCGAGGCCCTCTCAGGAATGGACTCTAAGATGCAAGACATGGAGACCAGGATAGCTAGCGGACCACCAGATACAACCGTCGGTACAGAGATGTTCCAAAAGATGCACGAGTTCGTCAAGAAACCCCTTTCACGACCGGACAGTATGGAATCTGTCAAATCAGGGTGCGAGGAACTTTGTGCTGCCGCTTCTCAGGATTTGTTGGATTCTAGAAACTCACATCTTAACACATCACCAGTGTATGATACTGGCGAGTTGGAGGGACCTTCATCTAAGAACCGATACAAGCCCAAGTCGCCATCATTACCAGCCAATATTGCCTCGTACATGTACCCCCCTGAATGGGAGAAGTATGAACCTATTCGCTTTATTGATGAGGATCCGGAAGTGCCACTATTGGGGAGTCCAAGAAATAGCATCAGCAGTAAAAAGAGGGGAAGCAGTAGGCGAAGACGAAGGCATAGTGCCACACATTTAAATCACATAGGAAGTGTTTCACGCAATAATAAAGACGTTGTTGAAAACATGCTGGAAAGCGCCACCAAGGTCTGA
- the LOC139947950 gene encoding short transient receptor potential channel 4-like isoform X5, giving the protein MEMDIGPGRFDSMEKLFLAAAENGDKKAIMYALEKAPDLNINCFDKDGRSALVIAIQNGNSDIIKVLLEHSVQLGDALLRAVDEQFTNAAQMICEYIKQKNIPEFLNCRALNGDFHPDITPIVLASHHNNYDIIKILLEYGARIEDPEYYAFSTQTQTLQHSLGMLNIYRALASQAYISLTSADPIHTAFEMCVKLRKLSMKNPEFSEQFQELAGQCEQFAADILGHIRNHKEQTCILYHDPYLWGAYVEGNGVGPYKVKIAIHYEQRKFVAHPHCQQRLTQLWYEGLPRWYDTNWLSSSIFSVLVAVFFPILSILYIIYPWGRIGSFMRVPHVQFVCHTSSGLFFLLLLGLQSSRLTDDIGELVNMDTRMDRPTFTEWLVISWVVGLTWAEIKELWYYGSRYLKDRWNILDFLTLSLYWASIALRVVVYVQAETRKTEQMAHATEIPFSTMMNYNYSFPPDDEDSTSTPSGEMPYNTTLGTDITTTGEPVNLERLYQSILTISSKIEDLKADRDQNDEEVEERLIMLNAMVEDMNKTMAEFIENQQDVEDIGGGSRPGGNSQRRRAGSGAGGGSIFSLTEYMNANSSGRVNWDSFDPMLIAEGLFAIAKVLSFLRPISLTVMNRHVGPMQISLGGMMFDITKFMLIFCFVLFAFSLGMNQLYGYYATIKHKMCTNEDELSCRMYFSTLPETMGTLFWALFGLPDLDILDLRHANHTFTEGVGTGLYAVYHIIAIVVLMNVLIAMMSNTYTRIEEDAEIQWKFSRSKLWMTYFEGRGTIPPPFNVVPTPKTFGYICKWIWDRLHGAQSRQEKKERNKAFMEEREKQYRDIMGKLVRRYIFDAKRDDEEGNQEQWVNRIKQDISGFKYEMFEALSGMDSKMQDMETRIASGPPDTTVGTEMFQKMHEFVKKPLSRPDSMESVKSGCEELCAAASQDLLDSRNSHLNTSPVYDTGELEGPSSKNRYKPKSPSLPANIASYMYPPEWEKYEPIRFIDEDPEVPLLGSPRNSISSKKRGSSRRRRRHSATHLNHIGSVSRNNKDVVENMLESATKV; this is encoded by the exons ACATAATCAAGGTGCTTCTGGAACACAGTGTACAACTTGGGGACGCCCTCTTGCGAGCAGTTGATGAACAGTTTACCAATGCTGCACAGATGATCTGCGAATACATCAAGCAGAAAAATATCCCG GAATTCCTCAACTGTCGAGCGTTGAACGGCGACTTCCATCCGGACATCACGCCCATCGTGCTTGCCTCCCACCATAACAACTACGACATCATCAAGATCCTTCTAGAGTACGGAGCACGGATTGAAGATCCGGAATACTATGCCTTCAGCACTCAGACCCAGACCCTCCAACACTCACTAGGCATGTTGAATATCTACCGAGCTCTGGCCAGCCAAGCCTATATATCACTTACAAGTGCCGATCCGATCCACACGGCATTCGAGATGTGCGTTAAACTACGGAAGCTTTCGATGAAGAATCCGGAATTCTCGGAGCAGTTCCAGGAGTTGGCTGGCCAGTGTGAGCAATTCGCGGCTGATATTCTGGGTCACATTCGGAACCACAAGGAGCAGACTTGTATTTTATACCACGATCCTTACCTCTGGGGAGCGTACGTCGAGGGAAATGGAGTCGGACCATATAAGGTCAAGATTGCTATCCATTATGAACAGAGAAAG TTTGTTGCACATCCCCACTGCCAGCAGAGGCTTACTCAGCTGTGGTACGAAGGTCTCCCAAGATGGTACGACACCAACTGGCTTTCCTCCTCCATCTTCTCCGTGCTCGTTGCCGTCTTCTTTCCGATACTTAGCATCCTGTACATCATCTACCCCTGGGGCAGGATCGGAAGCTTCATGAGAGTGCCCCATGTTCAGTTTGTGTGCCATACATCATCGGGTCTGTTTTTCCTCCTACTGCTTGGTCTTCAGTCGTCCAGATTGACGGATGATATTGGGGAGTTAGTCAACATGGACACTCGGATGGATAGACCCACTTTTACGGAATGGCTCGTCATCTCTTGGGTTGTTG GTTTAACTTGGGCCGAGATAAAAGAACTATGGTACTATGGTTCAAGATATCTCAAAGACCGGTGGAATATACTGGATTTCCTGACCCTCTCTCTCTATTGGGCCTCAATCGCTCTGAGGGTGGTAGTTTACGTACAG GCTGAGACCAGGAAGACTGAACAAATGGCACATGCCACCGAGATACCCTTTTCCACAATGATGAACTATAACTATAGCTTTCCACCTGACGATGAAGACTCCACTAGCACACCCAGTGGCGAGATGCCTTACAATACAACCCTCGGTACCGACATCACCACCACTGGAGAACCCGTGAACTTGGAGCGTCTCTATCAATCCATCTTGACCATCTCGTCTAAGATTGAAGATCTGAAAGCTGATCGTGATCAAAACGACGAGGAGGTTGAGGAGAGATTGATTATGCTCAATGCGATGGTCGAAGACATGAACAAGACAATGGCGGAGTTTATCGAAAACCAACAGGACGTAGAGGACATTGGGGGAGGCTCGAGACCTGGGGGTAACTCGCAACGAAGGAGGGCCGGTTCAGGGGCCGGTGGAGGCAGCATTTTCTCCCTAACAGAATATATGAACGCCAACAGTTCTGGCAGGGTTAATTGGGACTCATTCGATCCTATGCTGATCGCTGAAGGGCTGTTTGCAATAGCTAAAGTACTGAGCTTCCTGCGGCCCATTAGTCTCACAGTGATGAATCGCCACGTTGGGCCAATGCAAATATCACTCGGTGGTATGATGTTTGATATCACCAAATTCATGCTCATTTTCTGCTTTGTCCTATTCGCCTTTTCTCTTGGTATGAATCAACTTTACGGGTATTACGCCACCATTAaacacaaaatgtgtacaaatgaGGATGAACTGTCTTGTCGGATGTATTTTAGCAC TCTTCCAGAAACAATGGGGACTTTGTTTTGGGCGCTTTTTGGTCTTCCTGATCTGGACATCCTGGACCTGAGGCATGCGAACCATACCTTTACAGAGGGTGTGGGTACGGGACTATACGCTGTCTATCACATCATTGCCATTGTAGTCTTGATGAATGTACTCATTGCTATGATGAGCAACACGTATACTCGTATTGAG GAAGATGCTGAGATACAATGGAAATTCTCAAGATCTAAATTGTGGATGACGTATTTCGAGGGTCGAGGAACCATACCACCCCCATTTAACGTCGTCCCTACACCCAAGACGTTTGGGTACATCTGTAAGTGGATCTGGGACAGGTTACACGGAGCACAGTCTCGACAGGAGAAGAAG GAGAGAAACAAAGCGTTTATGGAGGAACGAGAAAAGCAATATAGG GACATCATGGGTAAGCTAGTAAGGCGGTACATCTTCGATGCCAAGAGGGATGACGAAGAAGGAAACCAAGAGCAATGGGTCAACCGCATCAAGCAAGACATCTCAGGCTTCAAGTATGAGATGTTCGAGGCCCTCTCAGGAATGGACTCTAAGATGCAAGACATGGAGACCAGGATAGCTAGCGGACCACCAGATACAACCGTCGGTACAGAGATGTTCCAAAAGATGCACGAGTTCGTCAAGAAACCCCTTTCACGACCGGACAGTATGGAATCTGTCAAATCAGGGTGCGAGGAACTTTGTGCTGCCGCTTCTCAGGATTTGTTGGATTCTAGAAACTCACATCTTAACACATCACCAGTGTATGATACTGGCGAGTTGGAGGGACCTTCATCTAAGAACCGATACAAGCCCAAGTCGCCATCATTACCAGCCAATATTGCCTCGTACATGTACCCCCCTGAATGGGAGAAGTATGAACCTATTCGCTTTATTGATGAGGATCCGGAAGTGCCACTATTGGGGAGTCCAAGAAATAGCATCAGCAGTAAAAAGAGGGGAAGCAGTAGGCGAAGACGAAGGCATAGTGCCACACATTTAAATCACATAGGAAGTGTTTCACGCAATAATAAAGACGTTGTTGAAAACATGCTGGAAAGCGCCACCAAGGTCTGA